Proteins co-encoded in one Acidimicrobiales bacterium genomic window:
- a CDS encoding response regulator transcription factor gives MSSNDFTVLLVEDEHSFVEALTVGLKREGFRVQVAQDGAEALDMFDAVRPDLVLLDVMLPKVSGIDVCRELRRRSQVPIIMVTAKGSEIDTVVGLEVGADDYVTKPYRLRELVARMRAVLRRRSADLTTTSTSGEVLEVGDVRLDPERHEVEVRGTQVRLPLKEFELLEILLANAGRVLPRETLIDRVWGADYVGDTKTLDVHVKRLRTKVEDDPSLPSRIVTIRGLGYKYDTPRP, from the coding sequence ATGAGCAGCAACGATTTCACGGTCCTGCTGGTGGAGGACGAGCACAGCTTCGTCGAGGCGCTGACGGTCGGGCTGAAGCGCGAGGGCTTCAGGGTGCAGGTGGCCCAGGACGGTGCCGAGGCGCTCGACATGTTCGACGCCGTCCGCCCCGACCTGGTGCTGCTCGACGTGATGCTGCCCAAGGTGTCGGGCATCGACGTGTGCCGCGAGCTGCGGCGACGCTCCCAGGTGCCGATCATCATGGTGACGGCCAAGGGGTCGGAGATCGACACCGTGGTGGGCCTGGAGGTGGGTGCCGACGACTACGTCACCAAGCCCTACCGGCTGCGGGAGCTGGTCGCCCGGATGCGGGCGGTGCTGCGGCGCCGCTCGGCCGACCTGACCACGACGTCGACCAGCGGCGAGGTGCTGGAGGTGGGCGACGTGCGGCTCGACCCGGAGCGCCACGAGGTCGAGGTTCGGGGCACGCAGGTGCGCCTGCCGCTCAAGGAGTTCGAGCTGCTGGAGATCCTGCTGGCCAACGCCGGCCGGGTGCTGCCCCGGGAGACGCTGATCGACCGGGTGTGGGGCGCCGACTACGTGGGCGACACCAAGACGCTCGACGTGCACGTCAAGCGGTTGCGCACGAAGGTCGAGGACGACCCCTCGCTGCCGAGCCGGATCGTCACCATCCGCGGCCTGGGCTACAAGTACGACACGCCCCGCCCGTAA
- a CDS encoding ATP-binding protein, giving the protein MSASLVLGLVLVAVVAALVLVAVRLDAARRRVDQLEAAVDQDGQRRADLARKESRLRAALGAITHGVVVYDSDGEVSYRNRPAATYLAARHGDALVENAISTVATRALRGKDTEEEVEVYGPPRRTLSLRAVPLGKGEKPDGALVEVEDTSARRRLENVRRDFVANISHELKTPIGAIALLAETLLGEDDTDVMRRLAERMAGEAFRVSHTIDDLLELSLIEASPTQVDESLPVTLFVAEAVERVRPAADRRGISVDVDDPARGLTVYGERRQLVSATANLLDNAVKYSEPGSSVEVRAQSDGRWVDVEVRDHGIGIPQRDLERIFERFYRVDRARSRETGGTGLGLAIVRHVASNHRGEVRVESREGEGSCFTLRLPARAESTETG; this is encoded by the coding sequence ATGAGCGCGTCGCTGGTGCTCGGGTTGGTGCTCGTCGCGGTGGTCGCGGCGCTGGTGCTGGTCGCCGTCCGGCTCGACGCGGCCCGCCGGCGGGTCGACCAGCTGGAGGCGGCGGTCGACCAGGACGGGCAGCGCCGGGCCGACCTGGCCCGCAAGGAGAGCCGGCTGCGCGCGGCGCTCGGTGCCATCACCCACGGCGTGGTCGTCTACGACAGCGACGGTGAGGTCAGCTACCGCAACCGCCCGGCGGCCACCTACCTGGCGGCCCGCCACGGCGACGCCCTCGTGGAGAACGCCATCTCCACGGTGGCCACCCGCGCCCTCCGAGGCAAGGACACCGAGGAGGAGGTCGAGGTGTACGGCCCGCCCCGCCGCACGCTGAGCCTGCGGGCGGTGCCGCTCGGCAAGGGCGAGAAGCCCGACGGGGCGCTGGTCGAGGTGGAGGACACGTCGGCCCGGCGGCGCCTGGAGAACGTGCGGCGCGACTTCGTCGCCAACATCAGCCACGAGCTGAAGACCCCGATCGGCGCCATCGCGCTGCTGGCCGAGACCCTGCTCGGCGAGGACGACACCGACGTCATGCGGCGCCTCGCCGAGCGCATGGCCGGCGAGGCGTTCCGGGTGAGCCACACCATCGACGACCTGCTGGAGCTGTCGCTCATCGAGGCCTCGCCCACCCAGGTCGACGAATCGCTGCCGGTCACGCTGTTCGTCGCCGAGGCGGTGGAGCGGGTCCGTCCCGCCGCCGATCGCCGCGGCATCAGCGTCGACGTGGACGACCCGGCGCGCGGCCTCACGGTCTACGGCGAGCGCCGGCAGCTGGTGTCGGCCACCGCCAACCTGCTCGACAACGCGGTCAAGTACAGCGAGCCCGGCAGCTCCGTCGAGGTGCGGGCGCAGAGCGACGGCAGGTGGGTCGACGTCGAGGTGCGCGACCACGGCATCGGCATCCCCCAGCGCGACCTGGAGCGGATCTTCGAGCGCTTCTACCGGGTCGACCGGGCCCGCAGCCGCGAGACCGGGGGGACCGGTCTGGGCCTGGCCATCGTCCGGCATGTCGCGTCGAACCACCGGGGTGAGGTCAGGGTGGAGTCGCGCGAAGGCGAAGGATCGTGTTTCACCCTGCGGCTACCCGCCCGCGCCGAATCCACGGAGACAGGATGA
- a CDS encoding 5'/3'-nucleotidase SurE, with translation MEPLRVLVTNDDGVEAPGLHALAAAVAELGHDVVVVAPDVDMSGAGASLGRMAGTMGDLEARPVLLPGAEDVTAWSLAGPPGLCVLAARLGALGDPPDLVVSGINPGCNTGRAVLHSGTVGAALTAANFGVSGLAVSIDVPSAELLKAGEGPSWATAAAFGAAAVRWMAESPPGTVLNVNVPNLPRDEVQGVRWAELAPFGTVRTTVVQPVGPEGGRLQLELRPGGNGDLPAGSDTALVKSGYVTVTRLTGVQATEPLDPAEVFGIPPHPRLEAPGA, from the coding sequence ATGGAACCTCTCCGGGTGCTGGTCACCAACGACGACGGTGTGGAGGCGCCGGGGCTGCACGCCCTGGCCGCGGCGGTGGCGGAGCTGGGCCACGACGTGGTGGTCGTCGCTCCCGACGTCGACATGAGCGGCGCCGGCGCGTCGCTCGGACGCATGGCGGGAACGATGGGCGACCTCGAGGCCCGGCCCGTGCTGCTGCCCGGCGCCGAGGACGTCACGGCGTGGTCGCTGGCGGGCCCACCGGGCCTGTGCGTGCTGGCGGCCCGGCTCGGCGCCCTGGGCGACCCGCCCGACCTGGTGGTGTCGGGGATCAACCCGGGCTGCAACACCGGGCGGGCCGTGCTCCACTCGGGCACGGTCGGCGCCGCGCTGACCGCCGCCAACTTCGGGGTCAGCGGGCTCGCCGTGAGCATCGACGTCCCCAGCGCCGAGCTGCTGAAGGCCGGGGAGGGCCCGAGTTGGGCCACCGCGGCGGCGTTCGGCGCCGCGGCCGTGCGCTGGATGGCCGAGTCGCCGCCGGGAACGGTCCTCAACGTGAACGTCCCCAACCTGCCCCGCGACGAGGTGCAGGGCGTCCGCTGGGCGGAGCTGGCGCCGTTCGGCACCGTGCGGACCACCGTCGTGCAGCCCGTGGGCCCGGAGGGCGGCCGCCTCCAGCTGGAGCTGCGGCCCGGCGGGAACGGCGATCTGCCCGCGGGGAGCGACACTGCCCTGGTGAAGTCCGGCTACGTCACCGTCACCCGCCTCACCGGCGTCCAGGCCACCGAGCCTCTCGACCCCGCCGAGGTCTTCGGTATCCCGCCTCACCCGAGACTGGAAGCACCGGGAGCATGA
- a CDS encoding PhoU domain-containing protein, protein MEPPPPGPLRTAFYDELDQIRLQVELMGVRVDQNLERMRDVLRTGDTKVAATALAADDEIDAMHVSLLERCYGLLGREAPVASDLRFVVSVVRILSELERVGDLALRVVKLAPFVEALETTGEAWDVLLTLVDTAVEQYRTALRAWSAQDLGLATELADHPAPLFPFHERLLASVHDKERTEAVRLAMGMFVISQAADRIADHAAIIGARLRYLLTGEPTHLAAEVR, encoded by the coding sequence ATGGAACCGCCGCCTCCGGGGCCCCTGCGCACCGCCTTCTACGACGAGCTCGACCAGATCCGTCTGCAGGTCGAGCTGATGGGCGTTCGGGTCGACCAGAACCTGGAGCGGATGCGTGACGTCCTGCGCACGGGCGACACGAAGGTCGCCGCCACCGCGCTGGCCGCCGACGACGAGATCGACGCCATGCACGTCTCCCTCCTGGAGCGCTGCTACGGGCTGCTGGGCCGCGAGGCGCCGGTGGCATCCGACCTGCGGTTCGTGGTGTCGGTGGTGCGCATCCTGTCGGAGCTGGAGCGGGTGGGCGACCTGGCGCTGCGGGTCGTGAAGCTGGCGCCGTTCGTCGAGGCGCTGGAGACGACCGGCGAGGCGTGGGACGTGCTGCTCACCCTGGTCGACACCGCGGTCGAGCAGTACCGCACCGCGTTGCGTGCCTGGTCGGCGCAGGACCTGGGGCTCGCCACCGAGCTGGCCGACCACCCGGCGCCGCTGTTCCCCTTCCACGAGCGGCTGCTGGCCAGCGTGCACGACAAGGAGCGCACCGAGGCCGTACGCCTGGCCATGGGGATGTTCGTGATCAGCCAGGCGGCCGACCGCATCGCCGACCACGCGGCGATCATCGGCGCCCGCCTGCGCTACCTGCTCACCGGCGAGCCCACCCATCTCGCCGCCGAGGTCCGGTGA
- the pstB gene encoding phosphate ABC transporter ATP-binding protein PstB → MTDTKPTVVTVKPKVDRESDGSTDREPTPEEIVFEVRDLSVFYTDFRAVRDVSLDVLHNEITAFIGPSGCGKSTMLRCFNRMNDLIVGARAEGTLNYHGVPLYGHGVDPVEVRRRIGMVFQKPNPFPKSIFDNVAYGPRLLGIKRKGDLEAVVEESVTKAALWDEVKDRLKDSAMGLSGGQQQRLCIARAIATKPDVLLMDEPCSALDPIATARIEDLMQEIKTEFTIVIVTHNMQQAARASDATAFYSTEVASEGDRRSGVLVEFDRTEKIFSNPSDERTENYITGRFG, encoded by the coding sequence ATGACTGACACCAAGCCCACCGTCGTCACTGTGAAGCCGAAGGTCGACCGCGAGTCCGACGGGTCCACGGATCGGGAGCCGACCCCCGAGGAGATCGTCTTCGAGGTGCGCGACCTCAGCGTCTTCTACACCGACTTCCGGGCGGTGCGCGACGTCAGCCTCGACGTGCTCCACAACGAGATCACGGCGTTCATCGGGCCGTCCGGGTGCGGCAAGTCGACCATGCTGCGGTGCTTCAACCGGATGAACGACCTGATCGTCGGCGCCCGGGCCGAGGGCACGCTCAACTACCACGGCGTGCCCCTCTACGGGCACGGCGTCGACCCGGTCGAGGTGCGGCGCCGCATCGGCATGGTGTTCCAGAAGCCGAACCCGTTCCCCAAGTCGATCTTCGACAACGTCGCCTACGGCCCACGCCTGCTCGGCATCAAACGCAAAGGCGACCTGGAAGCCGTGGTCGAGGAGTCGGTCACCAAGGCCGCGCTGTGGGACGAGGTGAAGGACCGCCTCAAGGACTCCGCCATGGGCCTCTCCGGCGGCCAGCAGCAGCGGCTCTGCATCGCCCGGGCGATCGCGACGAAGCCCGACGTGCTGCTCATGGACGAGCCGTGCTCCGCGCTCGACCCGATCGCCACCGCCCGCATCGAGGACCTGATGCAGGAGATCAAGACCGAGTTCACGATCGTGATCGTGACCCACAACATGCAGCAGGCGGCGCGGGCGTCGGACGCCACGGCCTTCTACTCCACCGAGGTGGCCTCCGAGGGCGACCGGCGCAGCGGTGTGCTGGTGGAGTTCGACCGCACCGAGAAGATCTTCTCCAACCCGTCGGACGAGCGGACCGAGAACTACATCACCGGCCGGTTCGGCTGA